The following is a genomic window from Nicotiana tabacum cultivar K326 chromosome 3, ASM71507v2, whole genome shotgun sequence.
TCACAATCTATCGACACAGATGCTATTGAAGAACAGGAAGACTTCCAAGATAGGATTGATTTTATAGGAGGAAAATTATGGTGCAATCAATCTGAGGAACAAATAGATGATGAAGTAGAGAAACAGTTTGTCGTCAAGGGTAACAATGGGAAGCTGATGATACAATAAGAAACTGATACTTCAAAATCAACAGAAGATATGCCCAGGGACGATTTAATTGAAGCTGGGACATCTGTCCCTATGGATACAGGAGATACAGGTGCAGAAAATCAAGTAGCGATAGACGCACAATTCATCAAGCaatttgaaattgataaagaaGGTAATCCTATTGATCCAGGAGATACAGATGCAGAAAATCAAGTAGCTATGGATGCCCAATTGATCAATCATCTGGAAATTAATAAAGTAGGTGATCCTAAATCTACTACACAAGTCCAGGCTACTCCAGTTACAATACCAAAAACAAAAGAGTTAGATGGCCAAGTTGAAAAGGAGAAGGCAGGCAAGAACTTAATTCCAAATAGTTCTAATAACCAGTTGACAGCTCGAGAAATTCACAATGAAGATGAAAGTGATCAGCGGGGCAAAGGAAAGGACATGGATGCAGAGTCGACAACACAAAATTTCATTCATGTTGCTAGGCAAGGAGATATTTCACCAAGAATAATGGAGAAAGTAAAATCAGCAGGAAAAGGGAGAAGAAAACAGGCTAAGGAACCAAATACACAAGCACCTGGAGTGCAAACAAGGAGGACAATTTCCAAATCCACTATTTAATGATGAATGCTATGATTTGGAATATCAAGTCGGTTAAGACACAAAGAGATTTTGAAAGCTTAATACTAATGCATAGGCAGCTCAAATTCCAGTTCATAGGCTTGATGGAACCAAAGCAACAAAGGAAAAAGCTAGAGAAATATCGGAGGAAAATTGACTTTCCACTAGctatttcaaatgtgtcaaacaAAATTTGGGTATTCTTTAGTGAAAGATTTGAATTAACAGTGGTCATGGACATGGTAAAACAGCTGACTTTAAAGGTGTTTGATATTGAATATCAGCAAGAATTCTACCTTACCATGGTGTATGCTAAATGCGACGCTATTGAAAGGACTGAACTTTGGGATTCTTTGTATGCTCTAGGAAGTGACATGAATCTTCCATGGATTGTAGGGGGAGATTTTAATGTGATATGGGAGGAAGAAGAGAAATTCGGGGGATTAACAGTCCACATCAACGAGGTCGATGACTTTCGATACTATATTAACACTAGCAATCTTTTTTATCTTGGTTTCAAAGGGAGTATTTATACATGGTGGAACGGAAGGGCTGAAGAAAACTGTATCTTTAAGCGTTTGGATAGGTGTTTGGCAAATCTCGAATTCCAGAATTTATGGCCTGGAATAGAGGTGGAGCATTTGACAAAAATTCGGTCAGACCATAGTCCTTTGCTAATTAAACTAAGTCCAGAAGTGGCACCAATTAAGAAATCCTTCAGATTCTTAAATTTCTGGTTAAAACATGAGTCCTTTCACGAAGTTGTTAGATAGAACTAGAAGGCAGATTTTTTCGCTAATCCATTCACCATGTTCAACCATAAACTGAAGAAACTGAAGAAAGTACTCTCAACATGGAGTAAGGCTACCTATGGTGACATTTTTCAAAAGATTTCAAGCTTAGAAGAGGTTGTGAAAGTTCATGAGGCTCAGTTTGTCCTAAGGCCGACATTACAGAATAGAGAGAGGCTGCAAAGAGTGCAGGCTGACCTTTTTAAGGTCATGGCATTGGAGGAGGAATATT
Proteins encoded in this region:
- the LOC107810782 gene encoding uncharacterized protein LOC107810782 — its product is MNAMIWNIKSVKTQRDFESLILMHRQLKFQFIGLMEPKQQRKKLEKYRRKIDFPLAISNVSNKIWVFFSERFELTVVMDMVKQLTLKVFDIEYQQEFYLTMVYAKCDAIERTELWDSLYALGSDMNLPWIVGGDFNVIWEEEEKFGGLTVHINEVDDFRYYINTSNLFYLGFKGSIYTWWNGRAEENCIFKRLDRCLANLEFQNLWPGIEVEHLTKIRSDHSPLLIKLSPEVAPIKKSFRFLNFWLKHESFHEVVR